A genomic stretch from Fusarium musae strain F31 chromosome 9, whole genome shotgun sequence includes:
- the YOS1 gene encoding Protein transport protein yos1 (EggNog:ENOG41~BUSCO:EOG09264C3V), with the protein MRRFNLFLLATIQLVGARSPGFSIHEDLLTYPQFEVVFDSQYISEQDAHSLLDSQHPTYSADFAQSTLDQAREADERDNEGDNQDQNGPSHTYELMKLPPHEYLCSIPIIQPPEPENKTANELAKAEEARELTRATASGWELLSQLEDSCLYFMSGWWSYSFCNNKEIVQFHALPSIPNGQPPKRDPNTMDFTLGKVPAIPANAAHQAKLNGIENPPPAELQVKGDQRYLVQRLEGGTICDLTGRERTIEVQYHCVPGMKTDRIGWIKEVTICAYLMVVNTPRLCNDVAFLPPEETRANPISCKLIVGENDQTPLLDQAIPVKEAEAAQEPLKQEGEEAKPEEAKPQDAAKEPVNIGGVIVGARNVLSGADEAGKPPAKLSPPRSYFSNTDTDGERFIEVVASGKSKEDGAEVKLLSTEELERLDLKPSTVKDMTERMKKLAGKYGWKLELVELPGGEKELRGYIDADEDELAKNKAKLKKEKEALDKAKAEKKKAEGEGEGSQEEFFKKKDEL; encoded by the exons ATGCGCCGCTTCAATTTATTCTTGCTGGCGACTATCCAGCTTGTTGGAGCTCGATCACCGGGCTTCAGCATCCACGAGGACTTGTTGACGTACCCTCAG TTCGAAGTAGTTTTTGATAGTCAATACATTTCCGAACAAGATGCACATTCGCTGCTCGATAGCCAACATCCTACTTACTCTGCCGACTTTGCGCAATCAACACTTGATCAAGCTCGGGAAGCTGACGAGCGCGACAATGAAGGCGACAACCAGGACCAAAATGGCCCGTCGCATACATACGAACTTATGAAACTACCTCCCCACGAATACCTCTGCTCTATCCCTATTATACAACCCCCCGAACCCGAGAACAAGACAGCAAACGAGCTAGCCAAGGCCGAGGAAGCACGCGAGCTTACTCGCGCGACAGCAAGCGGATGGGAACTTCTCTCACAACTTGAAGATTCTTGTCTATACTTTATGTCGGGATGGTGGAGCTATAGTTTCTGCAACAACAAGGAGATCGTCCAGTTCCACGCCCTCCCGTCTATACCAAATGGCCAGCCTCCCAAGCGCGACCCCAACACCATGGACTTTACGCTTGGTAAAGTCCCCGCGATTCCCGCCAACGCTGCGCATCAGGCAAAGTTGAACGGCATCGAGAACCCACCGCCGGCGGAGCTGCAGGTCAAGGGAGATCAACGATATCTGGTACAGAGGCTAGAAGGTGGAACGATCTGCGATTTGACCGGTAGGGAACGGACAATCGAGGTTCAGTATCATTGTGTACCAGGCATGAAGACTGACAGGATTGGATGGATCAAGGAGGTCACGATCTGTGCTTATCTCATGGTGGTCAACACACCGCGTCTCTGCAACGACGTTGCTTTCTTGCCTCCTGAGGAGACTAGAGCGAACCCCATTTCGTGCAAGCTCATCGTCGGTGAGAATGACCAGACTCCTTTACTGGACCAGGCGATTCCTGTGAAGGAAGCTGAGGCGGCACAGGAGCCCCTGAAGCAGGAGGGTGAAGAGGCCAAACCCGAAGAGGCCAAGCCACAAGATGCAGCAAAAGAGCCCGTTAACATCGGCGGCGTCATCGTAGGTGCCCGCAATGTCCTCTCCGGCGCCGACGAGGCAGGCAAACCACCCGCTAAGCTCTCTCCTCCACGAAGCTACTTCTCCAATACCGATACCGACGGCGAGCGCTTTATCGAAGTCGTCGCCTCTGGTAAGAGTAAAGAAGACGGCGCCGAAGTAAAGCTCCTCAGCACCGAAGAACTAGAACGCCTCGACCTCAAGCCTTCCACAGTGAAGGACATGACAGAGCGCATGAAGAAGCTCGCAGGAAAATACGGGTGGAAACTCGAGCTCGTTGAGCTTCCTGGTGGTGAGAAGGAGTTGAGGGGGTATATCGATGCAGATGAGGACGAGCTTGCtaagaacaaggccaagctgaagaaggagaaagaagcgCTGGAtaaggccaaggctgagaagaagaaggccgaaggggagggggaggggagtCAGGAggagttcttcaagaagaaggatgaatTGTAA